The genomic region GAATCGCCTCAAGCAGCTGTCCACTCCTCTGCTGATCGAACAGGGGCTCGAGGATGCCATCGTGCCGCCGTCGCAGTCCGAGCGCGTGCGCGATGCGCTCGCGGCCGCCGGGATCCCGCACGCCTACCTCGCGTTCGAGGGCGAGGGGCACGGGTTCCGCCGCGCCGAGACGGTCGTGCGCACACTCGAGGCCGAGCTGTCGTTCTTCGGGCAGATCCTCGGGTTCGAGCCGGCCGAGGTCCCGGCGCTGACGCTGGACTGAGCCGGTTCAGACGACGTAGTCGGCGAGCTTGGACGCCAGGTACGCCGACACATGGGCGTGCACGGCCGTGCCGCCCTCTTCGTGCTCCTGCGACACGATGATGCCCTGCTCGTGGATCGCCGAGACCAGATCGCCGCGGTGGTACGGGATCAGCGCGTGCAGCTCGACGGCGGGCAGCGGCAGCCGCTCCTCGACGATCGCACGCAGCCGGGCGACGCCCTCCCCCGTGCGCGACGAGACGAACACCGCGTCGGGCTCGAGCCCCCGCAGCACCAGGCGCGTGTCGGGGTCGATGAGGTCGGCCTTGTTGAACACGACGATCTCGGGGATGTCGCGCGCGCCGACGTCGCCGATCACGTCACGCACCGTCGACAGCTGCGCGGCGGGGTCCGGGTGCGAGCCGTCGACGACGTGCACGATCACGTCGGCATCCGCCACCTCCTCCAGCGTGGAGCGGAACGCCTCGACGAGCTGGTGCGGAAGGTTGCGGACGAAGCCGACGGTGTCGGTGAGCGTGAAGACGCGGCCGTCCTCGGTCTGGCTGCGGCGGACTGTCGCGTCGAGCGTCGCGAACAGCGCGTTCTCGACCAGCACGCCGGCGCTGGTGAGACGGTTGAGCAGGCTCGACTTGCCGGCGTTGGTGTAGCCGGCGATCGCGACCGACGGGATCGTGTTGCGCTTGCGCTCGGCGCGCTTGGCGTCGCGCGCCGGCGCGAAGTCCTTGATCTGCCGACGCAGCTGCGCCATGCGTGTGCGGATGCGGCGGCGGTCGAGCTCGATCTTGGTCTCACCGGGACCGCGCGAGCCCATGCCCGCGCCGCCGGCGCCGACCTGGCCACCGGCCTGGCGTGACATCGAGTCACCCCAGCCGCGCAGGCGCGGAAGCAGGTATTCGAGCTGCGCGAGCTCGACCTGTGCCTTGCCCTCGCGGCTCTTGGCGTGCTGGCTGAAGATGTCGAGGATGACCGTGGTGCGGTCGATGACCTTGACCTTGACGACGTCCTCGAGCGCGCGCCGCTGGCTGGGCGCGAGCTCGGCGTCGGCGATGACGGTGTCGGCGCCGACGGAGGCGACGATATCGCGCAGCTCCTCGGCCTTGCCGCGCCCGACGAACGTGGCAGGGTCCGGGTGCGGACGCCGCTGCAGCACGCCGTCGAGCACGATCGCACCCGCGGTCTCGGCGAGGGCCGCCAGCTCGCGCAGCGAGTTCTCGGCGTCCTCCTGCTCGCCCTGCGGGTGGACGCCCGCGAGCACGACGTTCTCGAGCCGCAGCTGGCGGTACTCGACCTCGGTGACGTCCTCGAGCTCGGTCGACAGTCCCGGGACGCGCCGGAGAGCGGCGCGCTCCTCGCGGTCCCACTGATCGCCGTCGGCGTCGCCGCCGTAGGCCGTGGTCGCATCCTGCAGCGCCTGGGCCGAGCCGAACACACGCACACCCGACCGCGCATCCGCGTGCGACAGCACGCGGTCCACCGGATCCACCGGGTCGACCGGCGTCTCGTCGGTGCCGGGAGTGGAGGTGGTATCGGTCATGAAGTCCCTTCGGCGGCTCGTGCACGGCTCGGATGCCGTGCTCGCAGGCATCCGTCGATTCTACGCTCCCGCACGCGGGGTGACCTCCGCTACGCTCGTCAGCCATGGGGAGCGACCACTACTTCAGCGCGTCGCCCGCCAGCGCAGAGAACCTCCGTCGCATCCGCGTGTCGCTCGCCGGCCGCGACGTCGAGGTCACGACCGCCGGCGGCGTGTTCAGCCCGGATCATCTCGACACCGGCACCGCCGTGCTGCTCGCGCACACGCCTCCCCCGCCGGCCGGCGGCCACTTCCTCGATCTGGGGTGCGGATGGGGCCCGATCACACTGAGCCTCGCGATGGACTCGCCACACGCGACGGTGTGGGCGGTCGACGTCAATGAGCGCGCGCTGGACCTGGTTCGCCGCAACGCCGCCGACCTGGGCCTCGACAACGTCAACGCCGTCACCCCCGACGAGGTCCCCGAGCACGTGTCGTTCCGCACGATCCGGTCGAACCCGCCCATCCGCGTGGGCAAGGACATGCTGCACGGGCTGCTCGAGCAGTGGATCCCCCGCCTCGACGAGCGCTCCGACGCATGGCTCGTGGTGTCGCGCAACCTCGGCTCGGATTCGCTGCAGCGCTGGCTGGCGGCGACGTTCGACGACGGATTCAGCGTCTACCGGGCCTCGACCGCCCGCGGATTCCGCGTGCTGAGGATCCGTCGCCACGGCACGCCGCAGACGACGCCGATCGATCTGCCCTGACGGCCTGCTCAGGCGAGCCTGGTGCGACCGCTCATGCGAGCGTGACCTGGCCGGAGTAGACCAGCGTCGCCGGGCCCGACAGCAGCACGTGCTGCTCACCGTCCACCTCGACCATGCGCACACCGAGGGTGCCTCCGGGGACGTCCACCCTCCACCGCACCGGCGCGGCCGCACCGGCCCACTCGCGCACGGCGAGAGCGGATGCCGCAACGCCCGTGCCGCACGACAGCGTCTCGCCGACGCCGCGCTCGAAGACGCGCATGCGGATCGAGCCGACGCCGTCGCGCACGAGCGGGTCTGCGGGGACGACGAACTCGACGTTCGCGCCGTGCGGCGGCTCGGGATGCAGCTGCGGCAGCACCGTGAGGTCGACGGTGT from Microbacter sp. GSS18 harbors:
- the hflX gene encoding GTPase HflX, encoding MTDTTSTPGTDETPVDPVDPVDRVLSHADARSGVRVFGSAQALQDATTAYGGDADGDQWDREERAALRRVPGLSTELEDVTEVEYRQLRLENVVLAGVHPQGEQEDAENSLRELAALAETAGAIVLDGVLQRRPHPDPATFVGRGKAEELRDIVASVGADTVIADAELAPSQRRALEDVVKVKVIDRTTVILDIFSQHAKSREGKAQVELAQLEYLLPRLRGWGDSMSRQAGGQVGAGGAGMGSRGPGETKIELDRRRIRTRMAQLRRQIKDFAPARDAKRAERKRNTIPSVAIAGYTNAGKSSLLNRLTSAGVLVENALFATLDATVRRSQTEDGRVFTLTDTVGFVRNLPHQLVEAFRSTLEEVADADVIVHVVDGSHPDPAAQLSTVRDVIGDVGARDIPEIVVFNKADLIDPDTRLVLRGLEPDAVFVSSRTGEGVARLRAIVEERLPLPAVELHALIPYHRGDLVSAIHEQGIIVSQEHEEGGTAVHAHVSAYLASKLADYVV
- a CDS encoding methyltransferase, translating into MGSDHYFSASPASAENLRRIRVSLAGRDVEVTTAGGVFSPDHLDTGTAVLLAHTPPPPAGGHFLDLGCGWGPITLSLAMDSPHATVWAVDVNERALDLVRRNAADLGLDNVNAVTPDEVPEHVSFRTIRSNPPIRVGKDMLHGLLEQWIPRLDERSDAWLVVSRNLGSDSLQRWLAATFDDGFSVYRASTARGFRVLRIRRHGTPQTTPIDLP